The following proteins come from a genomic window of Melospiza georgiana isolate bMelGeo1 chromosome 3, bMelGeo1.pri, whole genome shotgun sequence:
- the BROX gene encoding BRO1 domain-containing protein BROX isoform X2: MTHWFHRNPLKGTAPVSFNFYGVATTPAATKICNDLRLSRTQLLELFTDSSCNPEMMKNAADFYFSLLQGFILSLDDSSQECKLRYIQNFKWTDTLQGQVPSITEDEAKDVHRSLKIAAGIFKHLKESHIPKLITPVEKGRDLEARLTESYIVQCQAEAQEVTIARAIELKHNPGLIAALAYETANFYQKADQTLSSLDPAYAGKWRKYLNLKSCFYMAYAYCYHGQTLLASDKCGEAIRSLQESEKFFTKAEALCKEYGETKGPGTTAKPSGHLFFRKLGSLIKNTLEKCQRENGFIYFQKVPAEAPQLELKANYGLVEPLPFEFPALSAHWTPETVAAFDLTKRPKEDTAKPKPDEEVKPLKEPNIKPQKDSGCQIS, translated from the exons ATGACCCACTGGTTCCATCGCAACCCTCTGAAGGGTACAGCTCCcgtttcatttaatttttatggGGTAGCCACCACTCCAGCTGCAACAAAGATTTGCAA TGACTTGCGGTTGTCTCGAACACAGCTATTGGAGCTGTTTACAGACTCAAGTTGTAATCCAGAAATGATGAAGAATGCAGCTGACTTCTACTTCTCACTCCTGCAAG GTTTTATCCTTTCGTTGGATGACTCTTCCCAAGAGTGCAAGTTGAGATATATTCAGAATTTCAAGTGGACAGACACGTTACAAGGACAAGTCCCGAG TATAACAGAGGATGAAGCAAAAGACGTTCACCGCAGCTTGAAGATAGCAGCTGGGATTTTTAAACACCTGAAG GAAAGTCACATTCCAAAATTGATTACACCTGTGGAAAAGGGAAGAGATTTAGAAGCTCGACTTACAGAGTCCTACATCGTACAGTGTCAAGCTGAAGCTCAAGAAG TGACAATTGCTCGGGCTATTGAGCTGAAACATAATCCAGGCCTAATAGCTGCTCTTGCTTATGAAACAGCCAACTTCTACCAAAAAGCTG ATCAAACACTATCTAGTTTGGATCCAGCCTATGCAGGTAAATGGAGGAAGTACTTAAACTTGAAGAGCTGTTTCTATATGGCCTAC GCATACTGTTACCATGGCCAGACTTTGCTGGCAAGTGATAAATGTGGGGAAGCAATCAGATCTCTGCAGGAATCAGAAAAAT TTTTTACCAAGGCTGAAGCATTGTGCAAAGAATATGGAGAAACCAAAGGGCCTGGGACTACTGCCAAACCTTCTGGACatcttttctttaggaaatTAGGAAGTTTGATTAAGAACACATTAGAAAAATGCCAGAGAGAGAATGGATTTAT CTATTTCCAGAAGGTGCCAGCAGAGGCTCCCCAGCTGGAACTGAAAGCAAACTATGGCTTAGTAGAGCCTCTTCCTTTTGAGTTTCCAGCTTTAAGCGCACACTGGACCCCTGAAACGGTTGCAGCATTTGATCTCACCAAGAGGCCAAAGGAGGACACT GCTAAACCAAAACCAGATGAAGAAGTAAAACCTCTGAAGGAACCAAATATAAAGCCTCAAAAAGACAGTGGATGCCAGATTTCTTAA
- the BROX gene encoding BRO1 domain-containing protein BROX isoform X1, whose protein sequence is MTHWFHRNPLKGTAPVSFNFYGVATTPAATKICNDLRLSRTQLLELFTDSSCNPEMMKNAADFYFSLLQGFILSLDDSSQECKLRYIQNFKWTDTLQGQVPSAQQDAVFELVSMGFNVALWYTKYASRLAGKEDITEDEAKDVHRSLKIAAGIFKHLKESHIPKLITPVEKGRDLEARLTESYIVQCQAEAQEVTIARAIELKHNPGLIAALAYETANFYQKADQTLSSLDPAYAGKWRKYLNLKSCFYMAYAYCYHGQTLLASDKCGEAIRSLQESEKFFTKAEALCKEYGETKGPGTTAKPSGHLFFRKLGSLIKNTLEKCQRENGFIYFQKVPAEAPQLELKANYGLVEPLPFEFPALSAHWTPETVAAFDLTKRPKEDTAKPKPDEEVKPLKEPNIKPQKDSGCQIS, encoded by the exons ATGACCCACTGGTTCCATCGCAACCCTCTGAAGGGTACAGCTCCcgtttcatttaatttttatggGGTAGCCACCACTCCAGCTGCAACAAAGATTTGCAA TGACTTGCGGTTGTCTCGAACACAGCTATTGGAGCTGTTTACAGACTCAAGTTGTAATCCAGAAATGATGAAGAATGCAGCTGACTTCTACTTCTCACTCCTGCAAG GTTTTATCCTTTCGTTGGATGACTCTTCCCAAGAGTGCAAGTTGAGATATATTCAGAATTTCAAGTGGACAGACACGTTACAAGGACAAGTCCCGAG TGCCCAGCAGGATGCAGTGTTTGAACTGGTTTCCATGGGATTTAATGTAGCTCTATGGTACACAAAATATGCATCAAGACTTGCTGGAAAAGAAGA TATAACAGAGGATGAAGCAAAAGACGTTCACCGCAGCTTGAAGATAGCAGCTGGGATTTTTAAACACCTGAAG GAAAGTCACATTCCAAAATTGATTACACCTGTGGAAAAGGGAAGAGATTTAGAAGCTCGACTTACAGAGTCCTACATCGTACAGTGTCAAGCTGAAGCTCAAGAAG TGACAATTGCTCGGGCTATTGAGCTGAAACATAATCCAGGCCTAATAGCTGCTCTTGCTTATGAAACAGCCAACTTCTACCAAAAAGCTG ATCAAACACTATCTAGTTTGGATCCAGCCTATGCAGGTAAATGGAGGAAGTACTTAAACTTGAAGAGCTGTTTCTATATGGCCTAC GCATACTGTTACCATGGCCAGACTTTGCTGGCAAGTGATAAATGTGGGGAAGCAATCAGATCTCTGCAGGAATCAGAAAAAT TTTTTACCAAGGCTGAAGCATTGTGCAAAGAATATGGAGAAACCAAAGGGCCTGGGACTACTGCCAAACCTTCTGGACatcttttctttaggaaatTAGGAAGTTTGATTAAGAACACATTAGAAAAATGCCAGAGAGAGAATGGATTTAT CTATTTCCAGAAGGTGCCAGCAGAGGCTCCCCAGCTGGAACTGAAAGCAAACTATGGCTTAGTAGAGCCTCTTCCTTTTGAGTTTCCAGCTTTAAGCGCACACTGGACCCCTGAAACGGTTGCAGCATTTGATCTCACCAAGAGGCCAAAGGAGGACACT GCTAAACCAAAACCAGATGAAGAAGTAAAACCTCTGAAGGAACCAAATATAAAGCCTCAAAAAGACAGTGGATGCCAGATTTCTTAA